The genome window CTGTTTCTGATACTTGGTTTGATTTTGTTGTAGTGTTGATTGAAAGATAGACATTTGGATTGAATTTAGTGCCTCATTTATTCGATTAAAGTTCTTGATTATTTCTTTTCCGTATCCTCGATTAATATGACTGGATATTGTTGCACCTGTTTTATTCAAGAATACCGCAATTTTCTTTTGCTGCATAAAGATAAGGTATAAATCTGCAATTAATTCCTGTAATTCTGTTTGTTTCGTGAAAAGAATATGCTGGTTTTCTAGCAATGTGTTGATTAGGGATTCGACCGTTGATAGATAATGATTTACCTCGGGAGAGCTCGGGCTTGGTAAGTGCTTATTTTGGTTCGAGATGTCTAGTTTAAATTTAAATTGCTTACGGTCTTCTTTTAAATGTTTTAATTCGTTGTTTGCAGTTCTAGCTTGCTTCACTAAAGGATGGATCCACGTTTCAATCTCAATATCCTTCACTCGTTTGTTTATATTCCCAAAGGTTAGGCCAAAATATGGTTTATGCTCGCTAAATTTCCAAATTCTGCTCAAATAAAATGCAATCGTATATGCTGTTGAATAATTCTCACTTATAAGAATTAGTTCATCTCCCTGGCGATGAGAAATCTTAATATTTACCACTTCTTCCGACCAGCTTCTCACCATATACACAATTTCTTTTAGATATGATTCTAATTCCTGCCCAACCTTTCCGTCTGTTGAACTGCCGGTTACATCCATAATAAAAATCGATATTGGATTCTCCATTTAAATCCCCTTTTTATTAATACTTTATTGAGGATTATAGCATAAAATAAGACAAAAATGTCTAATCAATATAAAATTAGACGAAAACATCTAATAATATAAGAATTAGACAGAATGACAAGACTATTATTCAGATTAATTTAATAAGTAATGTGAACACTCTAGAAATGGATTCATAGGCGCTCCATTCACCACTCAAAGCCACCATGTTTCTACAAATTTCAGGAAGTGACAGGCATCACATATGCACAGGCTATGCATCTAAACAAGCAATACTACCTTTCCTTGCAAGTGTTCTTCTTCAAAATAGCGATATGCCTCTGGCGCTTCGCTTAGTTTAAAGGTTTTATCGATAATGGCTTTTACTTTTCCCTCTTCAATTAGCTCTCGTAAAAACTCAAGATCTTTTTGATTCGCTCTTTGCAAAAAGAGGCTCATTTTTTTACTTCGACCAAGGAAAAGGAGTGGTCCCAGCAGTATCGTTTGAAGCAATTGGGAATCTCCACCACCAACGTTTACATAGATTCCACCATTGTTTAATTTTCGCTTATAAGTTGAAATAGATCTTGACCCATTTACACCTAATATTAGGTCATAGTTCTGGTCCCGCTCTGCAAAATCTGCTTTCGTATAATCAATTATATGGTCAGCACCAATTGATTGAACGAGGTCTACATTCCTTGTACTGACAACTGCAGTTACTTCAGCGCCAAGTGCTTTAGCGATTTGAACCGCAAACAGTCCCACTCCACCTGAGCCACCATGAACTAAAACCTTCTGTCCTGGCTCAAGCTTGCCTTTATTCCTGATGGCCTGTAATGCTGTAACTGCCGCCATAGGTACTGCAGCTGCCTCCTCAAATGATAGATTATGAGGTTTTCGGACAATTGCTTCTTCCGGAACAGCTGCATACTCGGCAAAAGCACCCCATCCAGAGCCAGATAGGTCACCAAATACCTCGTCACCAGGTTGAAATTGGGTAATATTTTCTCCAACAGCTTCCACTGTTCCAGCCATATCCCCACCCGGTATTGGATATTTAGGTTTTCGCACACCAAAAACTAGTCGAGCAATTAATGGGTTCCCTTGTAATAGAAGCATATTCCCATAATTAATCGATGCTGCGTGAATTTTAACTAATACTTGGTGATCCAGTGGTTTTGGTTTTTCTATCTCATTAAATTGCAGTGTATCTGGCCCTCCGTATTCACTTGAAATAATTGCTTTCAAACGTATCCCTCCATATATTCAGCTTCCAATCTTAGCTCCATTGTAATCTGGGAAAGTTGAAACGTCATTGACTTAAGTTAAGATTGGCCAACTATTTTCATATATCTTTATTCATACGCTTTTTAATTCTGCTTAATGACTCCGGAGTAACACCAAGATAGCTTGCTAGTTGATGTTGGGGCACACGGGTAATTAAATCTGGTCGTTTACTTATAATGGATTTGTATCGTTCTTCAGGTGTCGAGCTAATGAATGCAGCGAATTCATTTTGTGTTTCGCCAAGATAGATTTCCGTCATTTTCCGAGTCATTATTTCCAGTTCGGAATACTGGCTATACATCTCCTGTTCCGTTTCAAAGTCACCGACAACCATTACAGTATCCTCAAGACAGGTTAATGAATATTTAGATGTTTGGCTGGAGTCTTGAAATGCAAAAATAAGGATTGCTTGTTCTTCTGTATAGAAGTTTGCAGTAACTTCCTTTCCAGATTCATTAATCGTATATTGTCTAACACAACCCTGCAATACAAAATAACATTTAGTAGTTGGAGCGTCACCCTGCCTAATGAGATAGGTCCCTTTTTTGTATTCCTCAATTAAAATAGCTTCTGTAATTTCCTGTTGCTCCTCTTCAGTAAGCTTGGTGAATTCAGTCATATACTTCAACAGTTTCTCTCTCATGTTATCCCCCTTCCAAGATTATGAATCGCGAAAGCTATAATAATTATTTTACTTGTTTAATCTTATATACTCAGCTTATATATAAAAAAGATATGATTTCCATAAATAATTGGAAATCATACCTTTTTAAAACATTCAGCTTTCACACTGCGAAACTGACTTTCTTTCAATCTCTTTGATTGTATCTGCAAGCACGTCAAATTGATCAATACTATATTCATAATCCGTCACTTCGCCAAAGCCATATGCAGCAAAGATGAATGGAATTCCTGCTTCTCTTGCAGCCTGCTGATCACCCACTGTATCGCCAACATAGACAGGGCTTGCCAACTGATTTCTCTCCATGACCAGTTTAATATTTTCTCCCTTGGAAAGCCCAGTTCTGCCCGGATTTTCATAGTCAATAAAATATTTCTCTAAACCATGATATTTATAAAAAGCTTCAATATACCCATCCTGGCAATTACTCACAATAAAAAGCTTATACTTACTGGAGAGCATTTTCAATGTATGTTCCACATTTTCATATAGAACCCCGCCTTGCTTAGCAAGATAACTATTTTCTAAATCACAGCATGCTTGAATAATTTCTGCTCGCATGTCCTTGTCCAATTCAGGTAATAGCTTCTCCCCTAATTGATCAAAAGGAAGTCCCATTACCTGGCGCAAATCATCCTTCGTTATTTCTCGGTTTAGTTGTTTATTTTGGGTAAGGACATTGTTCCAAGCATCGACTACGGTATCTATTGAATCCCATAAAGTCCCATCTAAATCAAAAATAATGCCGTTCATAAATGTATGCGCTCCTTCTTTTGACAAAATTCGGGGAGTGACAGGCACTCAGGAAGAGCAAAGGCACTTCTATCTCCCGCAGCATTTTTTGTATTTTTTCCCACTGCCGCATGGACATGGGTCGTTTCTGCCGATTTTTACTTTTTTCTTTCCAGCCTTTTGGTTGGATATTGAATTCGGCAATGCTTGGTTACGATTTGGGCTTAACTCCATTGATGTATGGCCTTTAAGAATCCATTTTCTAGTGTTATTCATCAGATTAATAAGCTGATCCATTAACATCTGAACAGTTTCAAATGACTTTAATTCAAGCACGTCTCCTAAATATTGCAAGATGTCATTTGAAGTATAATCATTTTTTATTGCATATACGCATTCTTCCACATAGACTTCAGCTTGTTTCCGATCAATATCGTAATGCTCTGTGATAAAGTTCATTAATTGTAAATAGCTCTCATTTCGATCCACAAACTCTGGCTCCCCAGCTGTAAGGACCTCATTTTTTGTAAATGGATAATAGGCTACATTCGCTCTAGACTGGTGTTCTCCCATTATTTTACCAGGATTAGACACTCTAATATTCGAGTAGACTTCACTTTCAAGCCGGAGATCCTCACGATAAGATACTGCATCATGAATCACTTCAATATAATCTGAAGTGTTTAATGCCTCATTCGTATGTTCCTCCACCATTTCTTCTAATTGTAAGAGGCTTAATGTCCCATAATAATACAATAGACCTCTAGTAAGCTTAATCCAATCGGTATTTCGTTTTACTGTTGACCGTAGGCTTACATCTGTACCCATTGATAGAATCAGTTTGATAAGATCCTCAGGTACTGCTAAAACTTTTTTCTCATTAAATGTGCCAGTAAAGACAAACCCACTAGTACGGAGATAATTAATCTGTTGAGAATCTAAATCTGGGGACTCTATATAGCCACCGCTTCGAGCAATTTTTAACAGTAAATTAAAACGCTCGTAATCTAGTTTGAGGAAAAACGCCTTCAATAAATCTGGGATTCTTTCTTCAAGCAATCCACTTAGTTCAGCCTTTTTCAAACTGCTAGCATTTTTAATATTAAAATACTTCCTAATATCGTCTAAATCGGATTTTGTATATGTACTTAACCCTTCATGCAATGTAAGTGGAACACTGATTGAACTCCAATGCTTTTTATACTCTTTTTCATCTATATTGCTCTCGGTATATTTTATACCCTCCAGCATATTTAGCATGCCTTGTTTTAATTCTTTCTCTATTTTTTCGCTCATAATATATCTCACTACCTTCCAATCATCTATTATACCAAACTTGAGCGGGATACTTAAGTATGGATTTAATGGACAGTTTGGAAGCTTCTTACAGCGATTGATTCAAGTACTTCAGATAAACTAGAGCAGTTTCTATTATAAGCTGCATTTTATTCTCCACAAATATAAAACGGATCAATAAATCATTGCATTATTTGTTCACAATGAAATTATTGATCCTTTATAATCAAATTCCTATATTTTTCTTAAAGAATCTATATAAATCTTATTCAGTAATTTCCCGTATTTCCACACGCCTGCCCTGTGTATTAGACAGGACTGCGGCTTGATTAATTACTGTTAAATTCATCACATCTTCTTTCGTAATAACAGGTGGATTATCAGAATCGATATCGGCCACCCATTGCTCCATTGGTGTAAAAGAATCCGCTCCATTTCCCTCTATTTCCACCAACCGATTATTATCGACATGTATACTATTCAGACTTACTTCTCCATCCTTCAGCATAATTGTGCCTTCTGTTCCATACAGCTCCAATTGAAATGGACTGCCATGTGATAAGAATCCTGTTTCAATAATACCGATTGCTCCTGAATGATACTCAACTATCACTGCCGCGCTATCATCAACGTCCTTGCTAATCTGTGGCTGGAGCCTAGCATATACTGCTTGAACTGGTCCTGCAAGTCGATTAGTTAAATAGATTGGATGTGCGCCGAGATCAATGAGTGAGCCGCCACCTGTTTTCTCTTTATCATAGAATCTCACAGGAAGCCATCCCTGTTCGGAACCATCAGCTGCTACCCCGCCATTATGTGCTAACCTGCAGCGTATCGTTGTCAGTTCCCCAAGCCAGCCGTTTTCAATTGCTTGATTGGCGTACAAATAATCACTCTCTGTTAATCTAGGTAATGATACCATCATTTTCACATCGTTTTCCTCAACTGCATCAAAGATTTTTTTGCAATCTTCAATAGTAAATGCCAATACTTTTTCCGTATAAATATGCTTTTTATGCTTTGCGGCTGCTGCAATAACTTCTGTATGCATACTTGTTGGAGTAGTTACAATAACTGCATCGACATCTGAATTGGATAAAACCGCTTCCAAATCTTTTTCAAAAGGAACACCTAATTCACCAGCCCATACCTCTCCACGCTCTGGATCTTCATCCCAAACCTGTACTATGTTAAGCTGCTCATTCGCCCCTGCTTCTTTTGCGTAATCATCGGCATGAACATGCCATCTGCTT of Oceanobacillus zhaokaii contains these proteins:
- a CDS encoding NAD(P)-dependent alcohol dehydrogenase, encoding MKAIISSEYGGPDTLQFNEIEKPKPLDHQVLVKIHAASINYGNMLLLQGNPLIARLVFGVRKPKYPIPGGDMAGTVEAVGENITQFQPGDEVFGDLSGSGWGAFAEYAAVPEEAIVRKPHNLSFEEAAAVPMAAVTALQAIRNKGKLEPGQKVLVHGGSGGVGLFAVQIAKALGAEVTAVVSTRNVDLVQSIGADHIIDYTKADFAERDQNYDLILGVNGSRSISTYKRKLNNGGIYVNVGGGDSQLLQTILLGPLLFLGRSKKMSLFLQRANQKDLEFLRELIEEGKVKAIIDKTFKLSEAPEAYRYFEEEHLQGKVVLLV
- a CDS encoding Crp/Fnr family transcriptional regulator; this encodes MREKLLKYMTEFTKLTEEEQQEITEAILIEEYKKGTYLIRQGDAPTTKCYFVLQGCVRQYTINESGKEVTANFYTEEQAILIFAFQDSSQTSKYSLTCLEDTVMVVGDFETEQEMYSQYSELEIMTRKMTEIYLGETQNEFAAFISSTPEERYKSIISKRPDLITRVPQHQLASYLGVTPESLSRIKKRMNKDI
- a CDS encoding HAD family hydrolase, with product MNGIIFDLDGTLWDSIDTVVDAWNNVLTQNKQLNREITKDDLRQVMGLPFDQLGEKLLPELDKDMRAEIIQACCDLENSYLAKQGGVLYENVEHTLKMLSSKYKLFIVSNCQDGYIEAFYKYHGLEKYFIDYENPGRTGLSKGENIKLVMERNQLASPVYVGDTVGDQQAAREAGIPFIFAAYGFGEVTDYEYSIDQFDVLADTIKEIERKSVSQCES
- a CDS encoding YecA family protein, whose protein sequence is MSEKIEKELKQGMLNMLEGIKYTESNIDEKEYKKHWSSISVPLTLHEGLSTYTKSDLDDIRKYFNIKNASSLKKAELSGLLEERIPDLLKAFFLKLDYERFNLLLKIARSGGYIESPDLDSQQINYLRTSGFVFTGTFNEKKVLAVPEDLIKLILSMGTDVSLRSTVKRNTDWIKLTRGLLYYYGTLSLLQLEEMVEEHTNEALNTSDYIEVIHDAVSYREDLRLESEVYSNIRVSNPGKIMGEHQSRANVAYYPFTKNEVLTAGEPEFVDRNESYLQLMNFITEHYDIDRKQAEVYVEECVYAIKNDYTSNDILQYLGDVLELKSFETVQMLMDQLINLMNNTRKWILKGHTSMELSPNRNQALPNSISNQKAGKKKVKIGRNDPCPCGSGKKYKKCCGR
- a CDS encoding Gfo/Idh/MocA family protein, encoding MINVALLSRWHVHADDYAKEAGANEQLNIVQVWDEDPERGEVWAGELGVPFEKDLEAVLSNSDVDAVIVTTPTSMHTEVIAAAAKHKKHIYTEKVLAFTIEDCKKIFDAVEENDVKMMVSLPRLTESDYLYANQAIENGWLGELTTIRCRLAHNGGVAADGSEQGWLPVRFYDKEKTGGGSLIDLGAHPIYLTNRLAGPVQAVYARLQPQISKDVDDSAAVIVEYHSGAIGIIETGFLSHGSPFQLELYGTEGTIMLKDGEVSLNSIHVDNNRLVEIEGNGADSFTPMEQWVADIDSDNPPVITKEDVMNLTVINQAAVLSNTQGRRVEIREITE